A window from Carassius auratus strain Wakin unplaced genomic scaffold, ASM336829v1 scaf_tig00027462, whole genome shotgun sequence encodes these proteins:
- the LOC113079222 gene encoding membrane progestin receptor alpha-B has translation MATVVMEQIGRLFINAQQLRQIPRFLESAFPKLPCTVMVSDVPWVFRESHIVTGYRPPDQNWRYYFLTLFQRHNESVNVWTHLLASLIILVKFQELSETVDFLRDPHAQPMFILLLAAFTYLGCSALAHLLSAKSELSHYTFYFLDYVGVAVYQYGSALAHFYYVIAEEWHAQVRSFFLPAAAFLAWLSCTGCCYGKYASPNLPRFVHKLFQVVPSGLAYCLDISPVFHRIYKCYSSEQGCADQAVVYHCYQVLFFLISAYFFSYPHPERWFPGCCDFIGQGHQIFHVFLVLCTLVQIEAVRLDYSERRSFYESLHGDLAHDAVALFIFTACCSALTAFYVRKRVKVYLEEKQE, from the coding sequence ATGGCGACGGTTGTGATGGAGCAGATTGGGAGGCTGTTCATCAACGCACAGCAGCTTCGCCAGATCCCCCGTTTCCTGGAGTCAGCCTTCCCTAAACTGCCCTGTACTGTGATGGTGAGCGATGTGCCGTGGGTTTTCCGTGAGTCGCACATAGTCACGGGCTACAGGCCGCCCGACCAGAACTGGCGCTACTACTTCCTCACCCTGTTCCAGAGGCATAATGAGTCTGTAAATGTGTGGACACACCTGCTGGCCTCCCTCATTATTTTAGTCAAGTTTCAGGAGCTGTCTGAAACTGTGGACTTCCTGCGGGACCCACACGCCCAGCCGATGTTCATTCTGCTCCTAGCCGCGTTCACCTACCTGGGCTGCAGTGCGCTTGCCCACTTGCTCTCAGCCAAGTCTGAGCTTTCCCACTACACCTTTTATTTTTTGGACTACGTTGGCGTAGCCGTATACCAGTATGGCAGCGCCCTGGCCCACTTCTATTACGTCATCGCAGAAGAATGGCACGCTCAAGTGCGAAGCTTTTTCTTGCCAGCCGCAGCCTTCCTGGCCTGGCTCTCCTGTACGGGCTGCTGCTACGGCAAATACGCCAGCCCGAACTTGCCCAGATTCGTTCACAAGCTATTCCAAGTGGTTCCCTCGGGCCTGGCCTACTGTTTAGACATCAGCCCAGTGTTCCATCGCATCTATAAATGCTACAGCTCTGAACAAGGCTGTGCCGACCAGGCGGTGGTGTACCACTGCTACCAGGTCCTCTTCTTTTTGATCAGCGCCTACTTCTTCTCATACCCCCATCCTGAGCGCTGGTTCCCGGGATGTTGTGACTTCATCGGGCAGGGCCATCAGATCTTCCATGTGTTCCTTGTGCTCTGCACTCTAGTGCAGATTGAAGCAGTGCGACTGGATTACAGCGAGAGGAGATCTTTCTATGAAAGTCTCCATGGAGACTTGGCTCACGATGCAGTGGCTCTTTTTATCTTCACAGCATGTTGCAGCGCACTCACTGCATTCTATGTGCGCAAACGGGTGAAGGTGTATCTCGAAGAGAAGCAGGAGTAG